A single region of the Candidatus Protochlamydia amoebophila UWE25 genome encodes:
- a CDS encoding DedA family protein: MEHVNIDALIPWLEQYGVFALFALLALGIIAFPVPEETLLVISGILMKNGSLKITETIIACLGGSVCGITASYLLGLKAGIYFFNRTGKWFGLTQKHLDKAHQWFERFGKWALFIGYFIPGVRHFTGFSAGMSRLEFKEFTLFAYSGALVWVSSFLSLGYFFGDYGLSFFHHLGKGDQTTIFIIVLLTLTYLVYAFTKKRKSTVN; the protein is encoded by the coding sequence ATGGAACATGTCAATATTGATGCCTTAATACCATGGCTTGAGCAATATGGAGTTTTTGCTCTTTTTGCATTATTAGCTCTTGGAATTATTGCTTTTCCCGTTCCAGAAGAAACACTTTTAGTTATCAGCGGAATTTTGATGAAAAATGGAAGTTTAAAAATTACAGAAACCATTATCGCTTGTTTGGGAGGAAGTGTTTGCGGAATTACTGCTAGTTATTTACTAGGCTTAAAAGCAGGCATCTATTTTTTTAATCGAACAGGAAAATGGTTTGGATTAACCCAAAAACATCTCGATAAAGCACATCAATGGTTTGAGCGTTTTGGAAAATGGGCATTATTTATTGGTTATTTTATTCCGGGTGTCAGACATTTTACTGGATTTTCAGCAGGTATGTCCCGTTTAGAATTTAAAGAATTTACTCTTTTCGCCTATAGCGGAGCCCTCGTTTGGGTTTCTAGCTTTCTCTCACTCGGCTACTTCTTTGGAGATTATGGCTTATCATTTTTCCATCATCTAGGGAAAGGTGATCAAACGACAATTTTTATCATTGTTTTATTAACTTTAACCTATCTTGTCTATGCTTTTACAAAAAAAAGAAAAAGTACTGTGAATTAA
- a CDS encoding class I SAM-dependent methyltransferase, whose amino-acid sequence MNPTPPFILPTIVDGEDKSSLLTNRIRKNYRHIRKWAKRTQTNCFRIYDKEIHQYPLAIDFYDGRFCVHYFSKAANDNDYDPPKELKEATIHALKTIFNVEEELIFWRTRSKRKETRQYERQGNAKEFFSIVEFGVQFKVNLIDYLDTGLFLDHRETRKMVTQASINKKLLNLFAYTCSFSVHAAASGAIFTKSVDMSNTYTEWGKDNFRLNSLSLQNNEVIRADCLKFLDDEIKKNLQYDVIVIDPPTISRSKKMDQLFDIQVDYVSMLSKALKLLQKDGVIFFSTNFRKFVFNQTLFPFCLIQDVSHKTIPIDFHDSKIHRCWKIIKKADF is encoded by the coding sequence ATGAATCCTACTCCTCCATTTATTCTTCCTACCATTGTCGATGGAGAAGATAAAAGCTCACTATTGACGAATCGCATACGAAAAAATTATCGACACATTCGAAAATGGGCTAAGCGCACTCAAACCAATTGTTTTCGCATTTATGATAAAGAAATTCATCAATATCCTTTAGCCATTGATTTTTATGATGGTCGATTTTGTGTTCACTATTTTTCTAAAGCAGCCAATGATAATGATTATGATCCCCCTAAAGAATTAAAAGAGGCAACGATTCATGCGTTAAAAACAATTTTTAATGTGGAAGAAGAGCTCATTTTTTGGCGGACCAGATCTAAGCGAAAAGAAACACGCCAATATGAAAGGCAAGGAAATGCTAAAGAATTTTTTTCGATTGTTGAGTTTGGCGTTCAATTCAAAGTTAATCTTATCGACTATTTAGATACGGGACTTTTTTTAGACCATCGAGAAACACGTAAAATGGTGACGCAGGCTTCCATTAATAAAAAATTGCTCAATCTTTTTGCTTATACCTGTTCTTTTAGCGTTCATGCAGCTGCTTCAGGAGCTATTTTTACTAAAAGCGTAGATATGTCTAATACATACACAGAGTGGGGAAAAGATAACTTCCGACTCAACTCTTTGTCTCTTCAAAATAATGAAGTTATTCGTGCTGATTGTTTAAAATTTTTGGATGACGAAATTAAAAAAAACTTACAATACGATGTCATCGTAATTGATCCTCCGACCATTTCTCGATCTAAGAAAATGGATCAACTATTTGATATCCAAGTTGATTATGTATCAATGCTTTCTAAAGCCTTAAAATTATTACAAAAAGATGGCGTCATTTTTTTTAGTACGAATTTTCGCAAATTTGTTTTTAATCAAACTTTATTTCCCTTTTGTTTAATTCAAGATGTTTCTCATAAAACCATCCCTATTGATTTTCATGACTCAAAGATACACCGATGTTGGAAAATCATTAAGAAAGCTGATTTCTAA
- the dcd gene encoding dCTP deaminase → MSICSDNWIIEKCLKEKMIEPFVDKQVRFENGEKIISYGVSSYGYDIRVSNQFQIFTNVYGSIVDPKQFDTKSLVKIEDDVCVIPPNSFALAITLEYFRIPENVLTICVGKSTYARCGIIVNVTPFEPGWEGYAVLEISNTTPLPAKIYAGEGIAQVLFFEGKEKCLYTYAARNGKYHRQMTLTLPLL, encoded by the coding sequence ATGAGTATTTGTTCGGATAATTGGATTATAGAGAAATGTCTTAAAGAGAAAATGATTGAGCCTTTTGTAGATAAGCAAGTGCGATTTGAGAATGGAGAGAAAATTATTTCTTATGGAGTTTCTTCTTATGGTTACGATATTCGAGTTTCAAACCAATTTCAAATATTTACTAATGTTTACGGTTCTATTGTAGACCCTAAGCAATTTGACACAAAAAGTCTTGTAAAAATAGAAGATGATGTGTGCGTTATTCCTCCTAATAGCTTTGCGCTAGCAATAACTTTGGAATATTTTCGCATCCCTGAAAATGTTTTGACGATTTGTGTGGGAAAATCCACATATGCCCGTTGTGGAATTATTGTCAACGTTACTCCATTCGAACCTGGCTGGGAAGGATATGCTGTCTTAGAAATTTCAAACACAACACCACTTCCGGCCAAAATATATGCCGGAGAGGGAATTGCACAAGTCCTGTTTTTTGAAGGAAAAGAGAAATGTTTGTATACATATGCTGCTAGAAATGGGAAGTATCATCGGCAAATGACACTGACGTTGCCTTTACTATAA
- a CDS encoding GIY-YIG nuclease family protein, whose product MTANNWEVYIIQTRSGKLYTGITKDIERRFKEHREQGKGARFFKISEPEKIVFREKQLNRSEATKREISIKKMNRQQKIELIEHQTHEN is encoded by the coding sequence ATGACTGCTAACAACTGGGAAGTTTATATTATCCAAACGCGTTCTGGTAAACTTTATACAGGAATTACAAAAGATATTGAAAGGCGATTTAAAGAGCATCGCGAACAAGGCAAAGGAGCCCGTTTTTTTAAAATATCCGAACCAGAAAAAATCGTATTTAGAGAAAAACAACTTAATCGATCTGAGGCTACTAAACGGGAGATTTCTATAAAAAAAATGAATCGTCAACAAAAAATAGAATTAATTGAGCATCAAACTCATGAAAATTAA
- a CDS encoding YgaP family membrane protein, with the protein MQKNIGIVDRLVRLFLAFTFLFLAWWESSWVTLVFSLFIFYEAVASWCLFYQLIGKNTCPIDTNQK; encoded by the coding sequence ATGCAAAAAAATATAGGAATAGTCGATCGTCTTGTGCGTTTATTCCTTGCCTTCACTTTTTTATTTCTAGCTTGGTGGGAAAGTAGCTGGGTAACTCTAGTTTTTAGCCTTTTTATTTTTTATGAAGCGGTAGCTAGTTGGTGTCTCTTCTATCAACTTATCGGCAAGAATACTTGCCCAATTGATACAAATCAAAAATAA